AAAACATCAATAAAGCCAAAATGCGCTTCCGCTTGAGAAACAGCATCACGAATCTGCTCTTGGCTTGTAACGTCCAATGGCAGTTTTAAAACATCGGCTTCTCCTGTTGGCAAATCAGCAAGGCTGGCAATTTTTCTTGCCGTAGCGACGACCGGATAATTTTCATGAATTAACTCTTCGACCAATGCTCGTCCGAATCCGGATGAAGCACCCGTTACAAACCAAACTTGATTCTTTTTACTCATGTTGATACCACCTTTCATCAGTTGCTATGGTGATACTAGCATGTTAAAGTTACTTTAAGTCAACTTTAGATTTGAGGTAAAGATTTGGTATCCATTTCAGAAATTGCTAAACAGCATAATTTAACCGCGTCGGCTATCCGCTACTACGAAAGCCAGGGGCTGATCAATATTCAACGCGACCGTGCCGGTAACCGTTTATTTGATAGTAAAAGCGAGGAACGGATCCGTGTCCTTTCTTATCTTCACCAAGCGGGTCTGTCGCTTAGCGAGATGAAAGATTATGTGAATCATTTAATGGATCACAACTACGAGGTCCGCTTGCTGCAAGCAAGCAGGCGGCGTCTAGAAAACAAAATAAACCAACTCGATCGCACACTTCAATTTCTGGATTATAAAATCGTTTATCACGAAAATTCTCGAAATAGCTGAGTAACACAACTTAAAAAAGAGCGTTTCCGCCCTTCGATTTTTTTAAAATCATCAGCAGTAGTAAAGCATCAATGGTGGATGAGAAGTGGAAGAGAAAAGTTACATAGAACCATAAAAGCTTACGACTGCTTATCGAAACTATAACGCATCATGCACTCTTTGCGACAAAACGGTAAAAATAGCGGTTTTTTAGTTGATTTCAACTCTTTTTCGGAGTATTTGAGAGCTTTTCAGGAAAATCATATTTACGCATATATACTTCATACGAAGAAGCTAAATTATTGGATCCAATCATGCGCAGTGATTCAATTAACTTATTATTATCGATAACAGCTTGTTTCCGACTGGACGAAAGCAGATTTTTCATAAACGTTAATTTAAAACGGATCATTAATTTTGTTTGGTCAGAAAAAAGCGTTTCACATTTAAGCATAATTTTTCGAGCTGCCTCATAATCTTTGCGGCGATAAAAAATATCAGCCGCATTACATAGCAACGATAAGATCCGGTCCGAAGCTTCGACACCATCCAGAGAATACAAAATTTCTTTCAGCAGATTTTTGATCATGACAGATGTAAATAAAATCAAGCAGTTGTTAAATAAAGAAATCTCAAATGGATCCCAATACTCAATAGCTAGTAAGTGGCTGGCAATTTTTTCGATCATTTTTGTATCAACCGAATATTGCTGATCAATTCCTTTGATTAAAGAAAACAGCGTCACTAATTGACCTATTAAATCAAAATCGGGATTATGAGCAACTTCGAGTGCTTTCTTCTGAGCTATTTTTTTTAATGTCGGCAAATCGTTACTTTCATAAATTGGCTTGATTTTGTTTAAAAAAATCGTGTAAGCAGAACCTTCTTGCTTATAAATTTCCTGAAAAAAATAATCTGGTCGCAAATTCATCCGTCTCGATAACTCAGCTAGGATCGTAAAAGATAATTTAGCGTGTCCGTTTTCAAATTTATTAATCGAAGACACAGATAATAAGCCAGCAGCTAGTTGCTGAGTCGAAATTTGCCGTTGTCTTCTTATTTTCCGGAATATTGCACCGGCCTTTTTTGCCGTATCACGATTCATTTGAAAAAATTATGACACAAAATTTGGATGATATGGATTATTTTTTAATCGTTTATCAAAAATTTATTCTTGCAAACAGGGACTTTCTTGCTCATATTAAAAATTTAATAGTTGTTTTTTTATTAAATACACCAGCCTTTAAGCGGGAAGACAATCGGCATTTTATAATGGTAAGTATGCAAAATGATCGAATTGCTGTCATCAGCGCAAAAAGAAGTGCCATCGGTAAATACGAAGGACAATTCCATTCACTTTCCGCGGTCGATTTAGCTACTTTGGTCAATCAAAACATTTTTCAAGAGACACATATTGACCCACAACTTGTCGACCAAGTGATTCTAGGCAACGTTTATCAAACAGGCAGTGGACAGAATCCTGCTCGTCAGACGGCATTAAGAAGCGGTCTCTCCAACTCCGCCACTGCCTTTACAGTCAACCAGCTCTGTGCATCCGGCATGAAAGCAATTAAATTAGCTAGCGATACCCTCCGGTTAGACGACAGCCGAGTCGTCTTGGCAGGCGGTTCAGAAAGTATGACCAACACAGTCCGTTTTATCAAAAAAGATGAACAATTGACGGAAAGCAATCTCCAAGACAGCTTATTTGTTGATGGTCTGGTTGACCCCTTTAATAACAAAGCTATGGGTCTGGAAACAGAATCATTGGCTGAAAAATATCAAATTACACGAGAATCTCAGGATCGTTGGGCTTACCGATCGCATCAAAAAGCCTATCAAGCCACTCTACAAGGACGTTTTTTAAATGAAATTGTGCCTATCCAAGTCCAAAATCAAAATATTAAAGAGGATCAATCAATCAGACCTGACAGTACGCTAGAGAAATTAGCACAACTAAAAAGTGTTTTTAAAATATCAGGACGAATTACAGCCGGCAATGCTGCACCGTTGAATGATGGCGCAGCATTGCTGCTGCTCACTAAGGAATCTTTTGCAGAAAAACAAGACTGGCCTATTATTGCTTATTTGAATACAGCAAGTGAAGCTGGTGTCCAATCCGAATTCTTTGGATACGGGCCAGTCGAGGCAACGCAGAAATTATTAAAAAAACAAGCAAGAACAATTGCCGATTACGATTTATTTGAGATCAACGAGGCTTTCGCAGCACAAGTTTTAGTTGATGCTGAAATTCTTCACATCCCCGCAGAGAAAATAAACGTCAATGGTGGATCATTGGCTTTGGGCCATCCCTTAGGAGCATCGGGCGCTCGAATTGTTGTTAGCCTGATTCACGCATTGAGGAATCGCGGGTTAAAAAGAGGCCTTGCAATGCTTTGCGTCGGCGGTGGTATGGGTATGGCAATGGAAATAGAGGTGGATTAAATATGAAAATTGGCATTGATAAAATCGCTTACTATACGCCAGAATATTATCTCGATTTAGTCGATTTAGCCCACGCAAGAGGGGTTGATCCGAACAAATATCTGATCGGGTTGATGCAAAAAGAAATGTCTGTCGCACCATTAGACCAAGATACAGTCACAATGGCAGCCAATGCAGCAGATCAAATCTTAAGTAAAACAGATAAAGACGAGATTGGCTTATTAATTTTAGCAACCGAATCAGGCATCGATCAATCAAAAGCGGCAGCGTTATATGTGCAAGAATTACTCCACATCAGTTCTCAAGCTCGTGTCTATGAGATCAAAGAGGCTTGTTACGGGGCAACCGCGGCTTTGACCAGTGCACTGGATTACATTACAAACCATCCATCCAAAAAAGCACTTATCATCGCCTCTGATATTGCACGTTACGGCCTCAACACACCTGGCGAAGTCACACAAGGTGCAGGCGCAGTGGCGATGCTTATTAGTACAGATCCTAAAATTGTCAGCTTAGACGGTCAAAGCGAAATTCATAGTGAGCAGATCATGGACTTTTGGCGGCCGAACTATGCTAAAGAAGCGCTCGCAGACGGCCACTATTCACAAGAACAGTATTTAAAATTTTTTCAGATTGTTTTTAAGGCCTACATGCAAAAACACCATCTGGATTTGAGTTATTTTTCAGCGATGCTCTTCCACCTGCCCTATGCTAAATTAGCTTTTAAGGCATTGAATCTGGCATTAGAAACCGATAAAAGCGGCTCGTCAAAACGACTCTCGCAAGCCTTTTCGCAAGCAATCCATCTCAATCAAAAAGTCGGGAATATTTATACAGCTTCTCTGTACCTTAGTCTGATTTCATTATTGCAATTTGATCAACAACTGAAAACTGGCGACAAAATTGCTGCCTTCAGCTACGGATCCGGTGCAGTCGCGGAATTTTTCACTCTAACTATTGAAGCAGGTTTTGAAGGCAGGCTGTCTAAAATAGATAACGATCGCCTTATCGGAAATAGAAAAAAATTGTCTATAGCAGAGTACGAACGTGCTTTTCAAGCCTCGCTACCTGAGGACGGCAGTGATTTTCAAGTGACAGCAATGTCTAAAGCACCATTTAAATTATTAGGAATTCATGGTCACAAAAGAATTTACGGTCAATAGATAGCGCCTCATTTGAAGAGACGGCTGAAAAAGCCTTCTTTTTTTTCTGCACCATCTTCTAAGAGTGGCTTCTTTTTTTCACTTAATTGCAATTTTTGAGATTGGTCCAGCAGTGTGTGTAAATCTTTTATCTGTTCATCCTTAATAGTCAACTGCTTATTAACTTCTTCAAGTTGTTTAATTAAAGCGTTAAGGGCCAGGCCGCTTGCCAAGTCATTATCAGCAGCTTTTTCTTGTTTAGTATTCTGGCCGGATTTGTCAACAATTGTACTATCTTTATCTTCACCATATTTCTTAGCTAGAAAAGAATGTGTTTTCTCGCTATATTCAAGTACCGTTAACTTACCGGTCTTTTTCCGGTTACTTACCGACAAACCACCTTTGGTAATGGCGTTTCGAATAGCTTGTTTAGATTTTCCAAATTCATCTGCAAGTTCTTTGATTGTATAATTTCTCTCGGTCACTTAGTCTATTTTACACATTTTTATTTTCAATTCCCAAACTTATCAATCAGATTTCTGCCTGCCTTTGCCATACAAAAAAAATCGGGAACACATTCCCGATTCTAAGCGGTTTAGACATTTTCCAAAACAATTTGCGTTGGTTCCCAATCCCAAGGTGCGACGGTCTCTTGAACACGATCTTCGCCTTGAAAAGTTGACACATCATGCGTAACAGCCACACGAACAGGTTTATTAATCAGCTCTTTTTTAAAATCTTCAAAAGTTTCATAAATACGCTTATTAGAAGCCCCGGCGGCGACAGCGATCGCATTAAGAGTTGTAAAACGATACTCAGGATTTCTTTCTGAATTCCACACCGTTGTAAAGAAAACGCGACCTGCAAATTTGCCGTTGGCATTAACTAGACCTGCTTCGTTTCCAATGCCGTGACGCACCTCTAACTGAAAGGCAATACCCGCATTACCGGTTGCCGCTTCTTTTTCATTAATATCTTTGATAACAACCTCATAATTACCGGTAGGCAATGCATCGTAACCGCCTCCTTCAGGCAAATGGTCATAATCTGTTTTCAAAAAATTCATTATAAATTCCTCCTATAACTCTTGATACGTATTTAAAGAGTTAAATCAGAAAAATGACGAATAAAATCGAACATGTCTCAATCACGGAAATCCATGGTTAAGAAAACAAGAAGGGGGCCGCATTTAGGAAATAAAAAAAGAGCTTTAGCTCCTCAAACTGTCCAGGCTGGGTTCGAACCAGCGACATCCACATTAACAGTGTGGCGTTCTACCACTGAACTACTAGACAATATTCTATTCATTATAAAGACATGTTTGCTATAAAGCAAGCCTTTTTTAATCAGCAAATGAGAAATACGGCATTTATCCCAAGACTATGTGTAAAAAGGAACTAATACCGCTAATATAGTAAATATGAGTCTTAGCCTCTTAATTACTTACATTTTGATTGGTGTCCTGGCTGGTATTTTTGGTTCGATATTAGGGTTAGGCGGCGGCATGATTGTCACACCGATTTTAGTACTTGCTTTTAATTTACCTATTCATTATGCTATCGCCGCTTCAATCATTGCAGTTATCGGTACCTCTTCCGGTGCATCGGTAGCATATTTAAGAGATGATTTATTAAATGTGCGTGTGGCGATGTTTCTAGAGATTTTTACAACCATCGGTGCATTAATCGGAGCCGTTCTTGTCGGTATTTTTCAGCCCGCATGGCTGAATGCTTTTTTCGGTTTATTGCTCGTCTACCAAGGTTACGCTATGTGGCAGAAAATTCATAATAAAAAAGCGGATGAGCTCGCATCAAAGGACGACAAGATAGCCGCCAAACTCAAATTAGACTCCAGTTACTACAATAAATTGGAACAAAAAAACGTATCCTATCATATCCAAAGGGTGCCTTTAGGTGCTCTGATTATGTTCGGTGCTGGTTTTGCCTCTGGACTATTAGGAATCGGCTCTGGTGGTTTTAAAGTGTTTGCTATGGACAGTGTGATGCAGATGCCATTAAAGCCTTCTAGTGCTACCTCTAACTTTATGATGGGTGTAACAGCTGCAGCATCAGCGGTCATTTACTTTTTTAATGGTACTTTGCAGCCCTTGATTGTTGCACCAATTGCCATCGGGATTATTTTCGGCTCTACTTTGGGATCTAGAATCATGCCGCACTTACCAAATAAATTGCTTCGAACTATATTCATTCCGGTGGTTCTGATCGCCGGTATCCAATTGATTATTAAGGCTTTCGGGATTAATTTATACTAATGGCAGATAAACAAGAAATAACAAACGAGAGAAAAATAGAAAATGGCATCGGCTGGATTCTGCGTGTAGGCGTTTTTTTTGCTGTTATCGTGATGAGTGTTGGCGTTATTCTGCTGCTGCTTCACGGAAATACCGGTTACGGAAAAAATATTCCTACAGATTTAGGTCCCCTAATCGCAGGCCTGATAAGTGGAAAAGCAGCAGCTTGGCTGATGATGGGTATTTTTATACTCATTTTGACGCCAACTATTCGTGTCTTTGCCTCCATTTTTGCTTTTTTAGCTGCTAAAGACTTTCTCTATGTAGGTATTACAACCTTGGTATTTATTATTCTATTATTCGCAGCCTTTATTGGACTCCGGGGATAAGATATGGCAGTTAGGCTAATCACAATCGATGTCGACGGTACTTTATTATCCAGTGGGCAAACCGTCCCCAAAGACAATATCAAAGCTATTCAGGAAGCAATGTCTCAAGGATCTAAAATTGTGATTGCTTCCGGTCGTCCCCTATCCGGTATTATGCCATGGCTAAAAATTATTGGCGTCCCGATTGCAGATGATCAATTTGTAATTGCATTTAATGGCGGAGTCGTTCAGACAACTTCAGGAAAATTGCTTGAAAAAAATCAAATCACTTATCAAGATTATGAGCAGCTGCAGGCTTTTGCTGACCAGCAGCAGGCATACTTTCAAGTGGAGTCTTTAGATGGGTCTCACACCATAGCCAATAAAATTCCTAAAGAAGCTCAAATGGAAAATTATCTGATAAACGCTGATTTACAGATACACAAAAAAATGCCAGAACAAATAGAGTTTATCAAACCAATGATTAACGGCAGTAAAGATGAGTTGGATCGCATCATCAAACTTGTTCCAACGGAGATATCACGCAATTTTAACGTCGTACGCGGTGCTTGGTATAACTTGGAATTCATGTCAAAAAAAGCTTCTAAAGGAAATGCGCTACATATGCTGTCTCATCACCTGGGTATCGAAAACACACAAACGATGGCAATTGGTGACCAGCAAAACGACCTATCCATGTTCAGCCAAGCCCATTATGCAATTGCAATGGGCAACGCCGATGATGCAATTAAAAATCAGGCTGATTTTACGACCAAAAGCAATGATGAAGCGGGTGTTGCACTGGCCATTAGAAAATTTGCGCTTGCAAAATCTTAAATATTGACAAACAAATCTATCCGAGTAATAATATAAACACATCTAGGAAAGGGGGCGATCCGTTTTGAATTCAAATAAATCTGAACTTCTTAACGGCTTCGCCGCTTAAAGGAAAAGCGGCGAGAGCTGTTGAGAGAACCCGGGCAAATTTAGTTAGGTGGCCCGGGTTTTTGTTTGAACTTTTTCAAGAAATACTTGATATTCGTGTGGTTTTCCCTTAGAATAATTTAGTCAAAGCGTTTGGGAGTGTAGCGAAGTGGTTAAACGCTGCGGACTGTAAATCCGCCCTCTTACGAGTTCGTAGGTTCGAATCCTACCGCTCCCATC
The Oenococcus kitaharae DSM 17330 DNA segment above includes these coding regions:
- a CDS encoding sulfite exporter TauE/SafE family protein → MSLSLLITYILIGVLAGIFGSILGLGGGMIVTPILVLAFNLPIHYAIAASIIAVIGTSSGASVAYLRDDLLNVRVAMFLEIFTTIGALIGAVLVGIFQPAWLNAFFGLLLVYQGYAMWQKIHNKKADELASKDDKIAAKLKLDSSYYNKLEQKNVSYHIQRVPLGALIMFGAGFASGLLGIGSGGFKVFAMDSVMQMPLKPSSATSNFMMGVTAAASAVIYFFNGTLQPLIVAPIAIGIIFGSTLGSRIMPHLPNKLLRTIFIPVVLIAGIQLIIKAFGINLY
- a CDS encoding Cof-type HAD-IIB family hydrolase; protein product: MAVRLITIDVDGTLLSSGQTVPKDNIKAIQEAMSQGSKIVIASGRPLSGIMPWLKIIGVPIADDQFVIAFNGGVVQTTSGKLLEKNQITYQDYEQLQAFADQQQAYFQVESLDGSHTIANKIPKEAQMENYLINADLQIHKKMPEQIEFIKPMINGSKDELDRIIKLVPTEISRNFNVVRGAWYNLEFMSKKASKGNALHMLSHHLGIENTQTMAIGDQQNDLSMFSQAHYAIAMGNADDAIKNQADFTTKSNDEAGVALAIRKFALAKS
- a CDS encoding hydroxymethylglutaryl-CoA synthase, producing MKIGIDKIAYYTPEYYLDLVDLAHARGVDPNKYLIGLMQKEMSVAPLDQDTVTMAANAADQILSKTDKDEIGLLILATESGIDQSKAAALYVQELLHISSQARVYEIKEACYGATAALTSALDYITNHPSKKALIIASDIARYGLNTPGEVTQGAGAVAMLISTDPKIVSLDGQSEIHSEQIMDFWRPNYAKEALADGHYSQEQYLKFFQIVFKAYMQKHHLDLSYFSAMLFHLPYAKLAFKALNLALETDKSGSSKRLSQAFSQAIHLNQKVGNIYTASLYLSLISLLQFDQQLKTGDKIAAFSYGSGAVAEFFTLTIEAGFEGRLSKIDNDRLIGNRKKLSIAEYERAFQASLPEDGSDFQVTAMSKAPFKLLGIHGHKRIYGQ
- a CDS encoding thiolase family protein produces the protein MQNDRIAVISAKRSAIGKYEGQFHSLSAVDLATLVNQNIFQETHIDPQLVDQVILGNVYQTGSGQNPARQTALRSGLSNSATAFTVNQLCASGMKAIKLASDTLRLDDSRVVLAGGSESMTNTVRFIKKDEQLTESNLQDSLFVDGLVDPFNNKAMGLETESLAEKYQITRESQDRWAYRSHQKAYQATLQGRFLNEIVPIQVQNQNIKEDQSIRPDSTLEKLAQLKSVFKISGRITAGNAAPLNDGAALLLLTKESFAEKQDWPIIAYLNTASEAGVQSEFFGYGPVEATQKLLKKQARTIADYDLFEINEAFAAQVLVDAEILHIPAEKINVNGGSLALGHPLGASGARIVVSLIHALRNRGLKRGLAMLCVGGGMGMAMEIEVD
- a CDS encoding MerR family transcriptional regulator, with the protein product MVSISEIAKQHNLTASAIRYYESQGLINIQRDRAGNRLFDSKSEERIRVLSYLHQAGLSLSEMKDYVNHLMDHNYEVRLLQASRRRLENKINQLDRTLQFLDYKIVYHENSRNS
- a CDS encoding DUF669 domain-containing protein produces the protein MNFLKTDYDHLPEGGGYDALPTGNYEVVIKDINEKEAATGNAGIAFQLEVRHGIGNEAGLVNANGKFAGRVFFTTVWNSERNPEYRFTTLNAIAVAAGASNKRIYETFEDFKKELINKPVRVAVTHDVSTFQGEDRVQETVAPWDWEPTQIVLENV
- a CDS encoding helix-turn-helix domain-containing protein, coding for MNRDTAKKAGAIFRKIRRQRQISTQQLAAGLLSVSSINKFENGHAKLSFTILAELSRRMNLRPDYFFQEIYKQEGSAYTIFLNKIKPIYESNDLPTLKKIAQKKALEVAHNPDFDLIGQLVTLFSLIKGIDQQYSVDTKMIEKIASHLLAIEYWDPFEISLFNNCLILFTSVMIKNLLKEILYSLDGVEASDRILSLLCNAADIFYRRKDYEAARKIMLKCETLFSDQTKLMIRFKLTFMKNLLSSSRKQAVIDNNKLIESLRMIGSNNLASSYEVYMRKYDFPEKLSNTPKKS
- a CDS encoding DUF1634 domain-containing protein codes for the protein MADKQEITNERKIENGIGWILRVGVFFAVIVMSVGVILLLLHGNTGYGKNIPTDLGPLIAGLISGKAAAWLMMGIFILILTPTIRVFASIFAFLAAKDFLYVGITTLVFIILLFAAFIGLRG